GATAGCTCCTGCAGCTGAAACATTCAGTGAATCAAGTTTTCCTGACATCGGAATAGAAATGAGAACATCGCAGGATTCTTTCACGAGCCGTCGCATCCCCTTTCCTTCTCCACCGAGCACGAGAGCTATAGGATGATTTTTAAAGTCTGTTTCAAAAAGGTTTTTCTCTTCGCCCCCCTCGGCCCCATAAATCCAGTAGCCTTTTTCTTTCAAGAGGTTAATCGTAGAAGTCACATTTGTCACTTGAACAATTGAGAGCCATTCTGTGGCACCTGAAGCAGCACGCGTCGTCGCAGGTCCTACAGGAGCCGAGTTATCTTTTGGGAGGCAAACACCAGCGACTCCGAGCTGATGAGCTGTTCGAAGCAAAGAACCCAAGTTTTGGGGATCAAGAACGCCATCGAGAATGAGAAGCACATTCCCCTCTTTCG
This portion of the Deltaproteobacteria bacterium RIFCSPHIGHO2_02_FULL_44_16 genome encodes:
- a CDS encoding 23S rRNA (guanosine(2251)-2'-O)-methyltransferase RlmB: MKTEIICGKNAIIEVLRAGKRKCFEIYLASGKKEKTADEMEMFAREYNIPYRLVSREEIEKISRVEKNQGIAARVEAFAFSDLKDILASSKEGNVLLILDGVLDPQNLGSLLRTAHQLGVAGVCLPKDNSAPVGPATTRAASGATEWLSIVQVTNVTSTINLLKEKGYWIYGAEGGEEKNLFETDFKNHPIALVLGGEGKGMRRLVKESCDVLISIPMSGKLDSLNVSAAGAIIMSQVISQRSK